Proteins found in one Mesorhizobium sp. CAU 1732 genomic segment:
- a CDS encoding LysR family transcriptional regulator, with the protein MDIRFLESFITVAECGSIAEAARRLNLTPAALAQRLRTLEQELGHSLVTRVGRTVRPTGSGLAVMDHARKLIEATRDLRAIAANDEPAGQLRLGATATSLTGLLPDILSRLRAQYPKIEYFIRPGASVDLYHGVVAGELDAAMVVRPQFPVPKSTGWLTLREEPLVLIGPEGMVLDDPKAVIERNPFIRYDRNQWGGQIVDRYLHQHGLQVREWLELDALDAIAALVDRGLGVAIVPDWAPPWPHGLRLQKRVLPDGGVRQTGVLWGRSGARISAVRAFVQICGGEAGSGVQA; encoded by the coding sequence ATGGATATTCGTTTCCTTGAAAGCTTCATAACCGTGGCCGAGTGCGGCTCGATTGCCGAGGCGGCGCGCCGGCTCAATCTCACGCCCGCCGCTCTCGCGCAGCGCCTGCGCACGCTGGAACAGGAGCTCGGTCATTCGCTGGTGACGCGGGTGGGCCGGACGGTAAGGCCGACAGGCTCCGGCCTGGCCGTGATGGACCATGCCCGCAAGCTTATCGAGGCGACCCGCGATCTGCGGGCGATCGCCGCCAATGACGAGCCCGCGGGGCAGCTGCGCCTTGGCGCGACGGCAACATCGCTGACCGGGCTTCTGCCCGACATCCTGTCGCGATTGCGGGCGCAATATCCCAAGATCGAATATTTCATTCGTCCCGGCGCGTCCGTCGATCTGTATCACGGCGTCGTGGCTGGCGAACTGGATGCGGCCATGGTCGTGCGGCCACAGTTTCCGGTGCCTAAATCGACGGGCTGGCTGACTTTGCGTGAAGAGCCGCTGGTGCTGATCGGGCCGGAAGGGATGGTACTGGATGATCCGAAGGCGGTGATCGAGCGCAATCCGTTCATACGATACGACCGCAACCAGTGGGGCGGACAGATCGTGGATCGCTACCTGCACCAGCATGGTCTGCAAGTGCGCGAATGGCTGGAACTGGATGCGCTGGATGCGATTGCGGCGCTGGTGGATCGCGGCCTTGGCGTGGCGATCGTGCCGGACTGGGCGCCGCCATGGCCGCATGGCCTGCGGCTTCAGAAGCGCGTGCTGCCCGATGGCGGCGTGCGCCAGACCGGCGTTTTGTGGGGTCGGTCTGGCGCGCGGATTTCAGCCGTGAGGGCCTTCGTCCAGATTTGCGGCGGGGAAGCGGGATCAGGCGTTCAGGCGTAG
- a CDS encoding dihydrodipicolinate synthase family protein, producing the protein MARKIDRQTSGVYIIAATPFTDSGAVDHDSLRSLVDFYIGHGVTGLTILGMMGEANKMTAEERRSVIDTVIDRTGDLPVVVGVSDAGLSNLADLSGYAMDRGAAGVMVAPNAGPAREDRIEGYFHSVCDALGADVPVVFQDFPLATSLPVSPALIRRLSNEREQIVMLKHEDWPGLTKITQLRKHEETAGVARLSILVGNGGLYLPQELQRGADGAMTGFAYPEALVKTVALHRAGKVDEAEDFFDRYLPILRHEQQPGFGLAVRKYLLMRRGAIASAATRAPGPKMSPVDIAEAERLMARLELRLNA; encoded by the coding sequence ATGGCCAGGAAAATCGACCGCCAGACGAGCGGCGTCTACATCATTGCGGCAACGCCGTTCACGGATAGCGGAGCGGTCGACCACGACAGTCTTCGTAGTCTGGTCGATTTCTATATCGGCCACGGCGTCACCGGCCTGACCATCCTCGGCATGATGGGCGAAGCCAACAAGATGACGGCTGAGGAACGCCGCAGCGTCATCGACACCGTTATCGACCGCACAGGCGACCTGCCGGTCGTCGTGGGTGTTTCGGATGCGGGGTTGTCGAACCTTGCCGACCTCAGCGGCTACGCCATGGATCGCGGTGCTGCCGGCGTCATGGTCGCGCCCAATGCCGGCCCTGCGCGCGAAGATCGCATCGAGGGCTATTTCCATTCCGTGTGCGATGCGTTGGGTGCGGACGTACCTGTCGTGTTCCAGGACTTTCCGCTGGCGACCAGCCTTCCGGTTTCGCCGGCTCTCATCCGCCGCCTGTCGAACGAGCGCGAGCAGATCGTGATGCTGAAGCACGAGGATTGGCCGGGTCTGACGAAGATCACCCAACTGCGCAAGCACGAGGAGACGGCAGGTGTTGCCCGCCTGTCGATTCTGGTCGGCAATGGCGGCCTCTATCTGCCGCAGGAACTGCAACGCGGCGCAGACGGTGCGATGACCGGCTTCGCCTATCCCGAAGCGCTGGTGAAGACGGTCGCGTTGCATCGCGCCGGAAAGGTGGACGAGGCCGAAGACTTCTTCGACCGCTATCTGCCGATCCTGCGGCATGAACAGCAGCCCGGCTTCGGCCTCGCGGTGCGCAAATACCTGCTGATGCGGCGCGGTGCTATCGCTTCCGCCGCCACGCGCGCGCCGGGGCCGAAAATGTCGCCGGTGGATATTGCCGAGGCCGAACGCCTGATGGCGCGGCTGGAGCTACGCCTGAACGCCTGA
- a CDS encoding D-amino-acid transaminase has protein sequence MTRIIYVNGAWLPEPDAKVSVFDRGFLMADGIYEVTCVLDGKLIDYDGHARRLQRSARELGITVPLDEAGLLAVHREIVARNGVDQGMIYLQLTRGVADRDFAYPPADTPPTLVLFTQSRNVLENRAADEGIAVALLPDLRWGRRDIKTIQLLYPSMAKMEAKARGADDAWLVEDGHVTEGSAATAHIVTADGVLVTRDLSHALLPGITRASVLELAGQHGISVEERAFTPEEALSAREAFITSATNFVVPVVRIDDAKIGDGKPGTMTRDLRRYYIETRRAAAI, from the coding sequence ATGACGAGAATTATCTACGTCAATGGCGCGTGGCTGCCCGAGCCCGACGCAAAGGTTTCCGTATTCGATCGCGGCTTCCTGATGGCGGACGGCATCTACGAGGTGACGTGCGTGCTCGACGGCAAGCTCATCGACTATGACGGACACGCCAGGCGTCTCCAGCGCTCCGCGCGCGAACTCGGCATAACGGTGCCGCTCGACGAAGCCGGCCTGCTTGCCGTTCACCGCGAGATCGTCGCGCGCAACGGCGTCGATCAGGGCATGATCTATCTCCAGTTGACGCGCGGCGTCGCGGACCGCGATTTTGCGTACCCGCCGGCAGACACCCCGCCGACCCTCGTCCTGTTCACGCAGTCCCGCAACGTCCTCGAAAACCGCGCGGCTGACGAAGGTATCGCCGTAGCCCTTCTGCCGGACCTGCGCTGGGGCCGGCGCGACATCAAGACCATCCAGCTTCTCTATCCTTCCATGGCGAAGATGGAAGCCAAGGCGCGCGGCGCAGACGACGCGTGGCTGGTCGAGGACGGCCATGTCACCGAAGGCAGCGCGGCGACCGCGCACATCGTCACCGCCGATGGCGTGTTGGTAACCCGCGATCTGTCGCATGCGCTGCTGCCGGGCATCACGCGTGCTTCGGTTCTCGAACTGGCAGGCCAGCACGGCATAAGCGTCGAAGAGCGTGCATTCACGCCGGAGGAAGCGTTGTCGGCGCGCGAGGCGTTCATCACCTCCGCCACCAATTTCGTGGTGCCGGTGGTCAGGATTGACGACGCAAAGATCGGCGACGGCAAGCCCGGCACAATGACCCGCGATCTGCGCCGTTACTACATCGAGACACGCCGCGCGGCGGCGATCTGA
- a CDS encoding 5-oxoprolinase subunit PxpA yields MGESFGAFTIGDDAAMLKLVSTANIACGFHAGDPLVMRRTIRMAKENGVSVGAHPSFADLYGFGRRRISGERPEDLETQLIFQIVAMQGMCELEGHPMTHVKTHGALGNMAAVDPDLAALCVRAIRAVDPGLIFVTLPYSETYNAAEKMGVRVACEIYADRSYTDDGELTPRSQPGAVIHDPRQSLDQVLEMVINGHIPTTGGKKLPVEPETLCVHGDTPGAVDIARALRTALEENGVDIAPFAKA; encoded by the coding sequence ATGGGGGAGAGCTTCGGCGCCTTCACGATCGGTGACGACGCCGCGATGCTGAAGCTTGTCAGCACGGCGAATATCGCGTGCGGATTTCACGCTGGCGATCCTTTGGTGATGCGCAGAACAATTCGCATGGCGAAGGAAAACGGCGTCTCTGTAGGCGCTCATCCATCCTTTGCCGATCTCTACGGCTTCGGACGGCGCCGCATCTCGGGGGAGCGTCCCGAAGACCTCGAAACGCAGCTCATCTTCCAGATCGTCGCGATGCAAGGCATGTGCGAGCTGGAGGGACACCCGATGACGCATGTGAAGACGCACGGCGCTCTCGGCAATATGGCGGCCGTCGATCCCGACCTCGCTGCACTGTGCGTGCGAGCGATACGCGCCGTCGATCCCGGACTGATCTTCGTGACGTTGCCCTACTCGGAAACCTATAACGCCGCCGAAAAGATGGGCGTGCGCGTGGCCTGCGAAATCTACGCGGACCGCAGCTACACCGATGACGGCGAACTGACGCCGCGCAGCCAGCCAGGGGCGGTCATCCACGACCCTCGACAGAGCCTCGATCAGGTTCTGGAAATGGTGATCAACGGCCACATTCCAACGACCGGCGGCAAGAAGCTGCCCGTCGAGCCGGAGACGTTGTGCGTTCACGGCGACACGCCCGGCGCCGTCGATATCGCCCGCGCGCTGCGCACCGCCCTGGAAGAAAACGGCGTCGACATCGCGCCATTTGCAAAAGCCTGA
- a CDS encoding TRAP transporter substrate-binding protein, which translates to MGNFATFTAVCALSLASTAALAETVWDMSVVWPEGNFHTQNAMAFAQAVNEATDGEVTITVHSGGALGIKGPEAMAAVRDGLVPIADVLLNQQVGEAPVLGIETLPFMAPSMSELALLHKFYRPKLEEIATSMNQKVMYLVPWPGQAVYSPNKIEKIEDMKGLTIRVVDANGTAFFEALGATPIQMPWGEVVPSLAAGTIKGVTTSSSSGVDGAFWEFTKNMNTFNWQASSNMVSINLDAWNELPLETQATIEKVAAQMEGQFWLNSRAEDAKKLAVLKEHGVDVIAPSSDLQSALMEKAMPLWDEFKKRVPDAAPVIDAYLAARD; encoded by the coding sequence ATGGGAAATTTCGCTACTTTCACCGCAGTTTGTGCCCTTAGCCTCGCCTCGACGGCCGCCCTGGCGGAAACCGTCTGGGACATGTCGGTCGTCTGGCCGGAAGGGAACTTTCACACCCAGAACGCGATGGCGTTCGCGCAGGCCGTCAACGAGGCCACCGATGGCGAAGTCACGATCACGGTTCACTCGGGCGGCGCGCTCGGCATCAAAGGACCGGAAGCCATGGCCGCGGTGCGCGACGGGCTCGTCCCCATCGCAGACGTGCTGCTGAACCAGCAGGTGGGCGAGGCCCCGGTGCTGGGAATCGAGACGCTGCCGTTCATGGCGCCGTCGATGTCCGAGCTGGCGCTGTTGCATAAATTCTACCGGCCGAAGCTGGAAGAAATCGCCACCAGCATGAACCAGAAGGTCATGTATCTCGTGCCATGGCCCGGTCAGGCCGTCTATTCGCCGAACAAGATCGAAAAGATCGAGGACATGAAGGGCCTGACCATTCGCGTGGTCGATGCCAACGGCACCGCATTCTTCGAAGCGCTGGGCGCGACGCCGATCCAGATGCCGTGGGGCGAAGTCGTTCCGTCGCTCGCCGCAGGCACGATCAAGGGCGTCACCACGTCTTCTTCGTCCGGTGTCGACGGTGCGTTCTGGGAGTTCACGAAGAACATGAACACCTTCAACTGGCAGGCGTCTTCCAACATGGTGTCGATCAATCTCGATGCGTGGAACGAACTGCCGCTTGAGACGCAGGCCACGATCGAGAAGGTAGCCGCGCAGATGGAAGGCCAGTTCTGGCTGAACAGCCGCGCTGAGGATGCCAAGAAACTCGCAGTGCTGAAAGAGCACGGTGTCGACGTGATCGCGCCGTCGTCGGACTTGCAGTCTGCGCTGATGGAAAAGGCGATGCCTCTCTGGGACGAGTTCAAGAAACGCGTGCCCGATGCCGCCCCCGTGATCGACGCCTATCTCGCTGCACGGGACTGA
- a CDS encoding TRAP transporter small permease → MTSSPPLRFDRVIAAIDLLTDLGGVAAALSLLGILLFIGGEIVARNIFGVSFHFSWDVAGYLMGACFLLAGAAALKGGSHVRVTALLEVVPSTVARVLELFACLVGFAICVVLSWALIDMAWLSGVRGSTAATAFRVPLVYPQSVLATGAVLLTLQCLAQFLRLTRGEPLATGPGLE, encoded by the coding sequence ATGACATCCTCCCCTCCCTTGCGGTTCGATCGCGTGATCGCGGCAATCGACCTGCTTACCGATCTTGGCGGCGTCGCTGCCGCGCTCAGCCTTCTGGGCATTCTGCTCTTCATCGGCGGCGAGATCGTCGCGCGCAATATTTTCGGCGTTTCCTTCCACTTTTCGTGGGACGTCGCCGGTTACCTGATGGGTGCATGCTTTCTCCTGGCCGGCGCCGCCGCATTGAAAGGCGGCAGCCACGTTCGCGTCACGGCGCTGCTGGAGGTCGTGCCTTCCACGGTCGCACGTGTGCTTGAGCTGTTCGCCTGCCTCGTCGGTTTCGCCATCTGCGTGGTGCTGAGCTGGGCGCTCATCGACATGGCCTGGCTGTCGGGCGTGCGTGGATCGACGGCGGCCACCGCGTTCCGTGTTCCGCTGGTCTACCCGCAGAGCGTCCTAGCGACGGGCGCCGTTCTTTTGACATTGCAATGCCTGGCGCAGTTTCTCCGCCTGACGAGGGGCGAACCCCTCGCGACCGGCCCCGGCCTCGAATAG
- a CDS encoding TRAP transporter large permease subunit codes for MGKILATLLGLMTLLLGSGLWIGLGLIGTGIGLLEMFRPNMPALKLIAQQTWNTVVSPELLALPLFILMAEILFRTKISEALFTGLSPWLRRVPGRLSHLTVLGCTLFASVCGSSAATTATVGRITAKELISRGYNRDLVTGSLAGAGTLGFLIPPSTIMIIYGVMAEESIIKLFIAGIVPGFLLAASYMGYLAIRAWLNPSLVGETPPSTTLWKKLVALKDLGPLILLIVGVMGSMYGGIASPTEAAAVGVAASMAIGFAQRTLDLRGVLIAARQAAESCAMIGLIMIGAMFLSTVIGYLGVPRFIAGEIQSWGMSPFMLIVVLLIFYVILGTVMEGLGIIVMTLPITLPLAMAAGYDKVWFGIFIVIVVEMAQITPPVGFNLTVIQRLTGDSMGRITRATMPFFFIMSAFVLIIALFPGIISFLPDMMRGR; via the coding sequence ATGGGTAAAATACTCGCCACTCTGCTCGGGCTCATGACGCTTCTGCTTGGAAGCGGATTGTGGATCGGACTGGGCCTGATCGGCACCGGCATCGGGCTTCTGGAAATGTTCCGGCCAAACATGCCGGCTTTGAAGCTGATCGCGCAGCAAACGTGGAACACGGTCGTCTCGCCTGAACTGCTGGCTCTGCCGCTGTTCATCCTGATGGCCGAAATCCTTTTTCGGACGAAGATTTCCGAAGCGCTGTTCACCGGCCTGTCGCCATGGCTGCGGCGCGTTCCCGGCCGACTGAGCCACCTGACCGTCCTGGGCTGCACGCTGTTTGCTTCGGTCTGCGGCTCGTCGGCCGCAACCACGGCTACGGTCGGGCGCATTACCGCCAAGGAACTCATCAGCCGCGGCTACAACCGCGATCTGGTGACGGGCAGCCTTGCTGGTGCCGGCACGCTCGGTTTCCTGATTCCGCCCTCGACGATCATGATCATCTACGGCGTGATGGCCGAGGAATCGATCATCAAGCTCTTCATAGCCGGCATCGTTCCGGGCTTCCTGCTGGCGGCGAGCTATATGGGCTATCTCGCCATCCGCGCCTGGCTGAACCCGTCACTGGTGGGCGAGACCCCACCCTCGACGACCCTTTGGAAAAAGCTTGTCGCGCTCAAGGATCTCGGGCCTCTGATCCTGCTCATCGTTGGCGTGATGGGGTCGATGTATGGCGGCATCGCGTCACCCACGGAAGCCGCCGCTGTCGGCGTCGCGGCCTCGATGGCCATCGGCTTCGCGCAACGCACGCTCGATCTCAGGGGTGTGTTGATCGCGGCCAGGCAGGCGGCCGAAAGCTGCGCGATGATCGGCCTCATCATGATCGGCGCAATGTTCCTTTCTACGGTCATCGGCTATCTCGGTGTCCCGCGCTTCATCGCCGGTGAAATCCAGAGCTGGGGCATGTCGCCCTTCATGCTGATCGTCGTCCTGCTGATCTTCTACGTCATCCTTGGCACGGTCATGGAAGGGCTGGGCATCATCGTGATGACGCTGCCGATCACGCTGCCGCTGGCAATGGCGGCGGGCTACGACAAGGTCTGGTTCGGCATCTTCATCGTCATCGTGGTGGAAATGGCCCAGATCACCCCACCGGTCGGCTTCAACCTCACCGTTATCCAGCGACTGACGGGTGACAGCATGGGGCGCATAACGCGCGCCACGATGCCGTTCTTCTTCATCATGTCGGCGTTCGTTCTGATCATCGCTCTTTTCCCGGGCATCATCAGCTTCCTGCCCGACATGATGCGCGGACGATAG
- the pxpB gene encoding 5-oxoprolinase subunit PxpB, with translation MTATDQPNPATRTTMNPTILPCGDSALVLQIGETIDADANARIIALNAELEARAIPGVEEIVPTYRSLLVRYDPEIVRGADLEVLLLDAFAHQADTRDAGRLWTVPCLYGGEVGQDLDELAAMKKLTTQEVIALHSGAEYRIYMIGFAPGFAYLGGLPDILHTPRLLKPRQNIPAGAIGIGGQQGNINSVGGPSGWRFLGWTPLRTFDPARAEPFLFRAGDRVRFRAIGADEAQELAARSSAGETIIQPEPSGERA, from the coding sequence ATGACCGCGACCGACCAACCGAACCCTGCAACTCGAACGACAATGAACCCGACCATTCTTCCATGCGGCGATAGTGCGCTGGTCCTGCAAATCGGCGAGACGATCGACGCCGATGCCAACGCACGCATCATTGCCCTCAACGCTGAACTGGAAGCGCGCGCGATCCCGGGCGTCGAGGAGATCGTGCCGACATACCGTTCGCTGCTGGTTCGTTACGATCCTGAAATCGTTCGTGGCGCTGACCTTGAAGTATTGCTGCTCGATGCCTTCGCGCATCAAGCGGATACCAGGGATGCGGGGCGGCTATGGACAGTGCCGTGTCTCTATGGTGGTGAGGTCGGTCAGGACCTCGATGAACTCGCGGCCATGAAGAAGCTGACGACGCAAGAGGTGATCGCCCTGCATAGCGGGGCCGAATACCGCATCTACATGATCGGCTTTGCGCCAGGCTTCGCCTATCTCGGCGGCCTGCCCGACATTCTTCACACGCCGCGCCTGCTCAAGCCCCGTCAGAATATTCCCGCCGGTGCGATTGGAATCGGCGGCCAGCAAGGCAACATCAATTCGGTGGGCGGTCCCTCGGGATGGCGCTTCCTTGGCTGGACGCCGCTGCGGACCTTCGATCCTGCGCGCGCTGAGCCGTTCCTCTTCCGCGCAGGTGATCGGGTTCGATTCCGCGCCATCGGCGCAGACGAAGCCCAGGAGCTCGCCGCACGCTCGTCGGCAGGAGAGACCATCATCCAACCCGAACCTTCGGGAGAGCGGGCATGA
- a CDS encoding biotin-dependent carboxyltransferase family protein, whose product MSVEIVSAGPMLSVQDKGRTGLRHLGVSTAGPIDAARMALANALCGNPVGAAALEFAGPAGGFRAKRPVRFSVTSGGCDIRIDGRLVAANESHRLRPGETLAIGVPQGAVWGYIAFSGGIAIPETLGSRSTHLRSGLGGVDGRALRAGDILPLGEDDEDAPCLRPESPLRAVVRRDGPVRVVLGPQNDYFAPEIVERLTEEEFTITPQRDRMAMVLGGVQLPSQRGHDIVSDGTVPGSIQVPGSGLPLVLLAESQTTGGYPKIATIISADLARLAQMPVGAKVRFSIVTRDEGEEILLADRRNMRALLAGLVAKPEGLLRSEYLLSCDLVGGIFAPEEIVQVASSQDGGTLR is encoded by the coding sequence ATGAGCGTCGAGATCGTTTCCGCCGGCCCGATGCTGAGCGTGCAGGATAAAGGACGCACAGGCTTGCGCCATCTCGGCGTCTCGACAGCAGGTCCCATCGACGCCGCACGCATGGCACTTGCCAATGCGCTTTGCGGAAATCCGGTGGGCGCAGCGGCATTGGAATTCGCCGGTCCCGCCGGAGGCTTCCGGGCGAAGCGGCCTGTGAGATTTTCCGTCACCTCCGGCGGCTGTGATATCCGCATCGACGGCCGGTTGGTGGCCGCAAATGAAAGTCATCGCTTGCGCCCCGGCGAAACCCTGGCCATCGGCGTGCCGCAGGGAGCCGTTTGGGGCTACATCGCTTTTTCGGGCGGCATAGCCATCCCTGAGACACTGGGGTCGCGTTCGACGCATCTGCGCAGCGGCCTTGGCGGTGTGGACGGGCGCGCGCTGCGTGCCGGCGACATTCTTCCGCTCGGTGAAGACGATGAAGACGCGCCCTGCCTGCGGCCCGAAAGTCCGTTGCGCGCCGTCGTGCGGCGCGACGGTCCGGTCCGGGTCGTCCTGGGTCCACAGAACGATTATTTCGCGCCGGAGATTGTGGAGCGTCTGACCGAAGAAGAATTCACGATCACACCACAGCGCGACCGCATGGCGATGGTTCTCGGCGGGGTCCAACTTCCTTCCCAACGCGGCCATGACATCGTCTCCGATGGAACGGTTCCCGGCTCAATTCAGGTTCCGGGGTCTGGCCTTCCGCTTGTGCTGCTGGCTGAAAGCCAAACAACGGGCGGCTATCCCAAGATCGCGACGATCATCTCGGCAGACCTTGCGCGGCTGGCACAAATGCCCGTGGGTGCGAAGGTGCGGTTCTCGATCGTCACACGGGATGAAGGCGAAGAAATCCTGTTGGCAGATCGCCGCAATATGCGGGCTCTACTTGCCGGTCTGGTTGCAAAACCGGAAGGTCTTCTTCGCTCGGAGTACCTGCTTTCCTGCGATCTCGTCGGCGGTATCTTTGCGCCGGAAGAGATCGTACAGGTCGCTTCGTCGCAGGACGGAGGGACCTTAAGGTGA
- a CDS encoding GntR family transcriptional regulator, whose translation MIFEGVLKSGDALQEAALGEALGMSRTPVREAIKRIESEGLAVSEGRFIRVRRLPLSEVEEIFFLRLELEPFAARSAVRLPPAQIDAMEARVRALMTIDPGVDDMQWQTDKDFHNMLAQETGNRTLIDTIEALHRRTCVFDHSQVPDRFLRGANEHLVILDAIRTGDAHAVEQALIVHLENARDAVLERMRELPDLGEQELGRQ comes from the coding sequence ATGATCTTTGAAGGTGTGCTCAAGTCCGGCGACGCGCTTCAGGAAGCAGCACTTGGCGAAGCCCTGGGTATGTCGCGCACCCCCGTTCGCGAGGCGATCAAGCGCATTGAAAGCGAAGGCCTCGCCGTCTCTGAAGGCCGTTTCATCCGCGTGCGCCGGTTGCCGCTCTCGGAGGTCGAGGAAATCTTCTTCCTCCGGCTCGAGCTCGAACCCTTTGCTGCGCGCTCCGCCGTCCGCCTTCCGCCCGCGCAGATCGACGCAATGGAAGCCCGTGTCAGGGCGCTGATGACGATCGATCCGGGCGTCGACGACATGCAGTGGCAGACCGACAAAGACTTTCACAACATGCTGGCGCAGGAAACGGGAAACCGCACGCTCATCGACACAATCGAGGCGTTGCATCGCCGGACATGCGTGTTCGACCACTCGCAGGTCCCCGATCGTTTCCTCAGGGGTGCCAACGAACATCTCGTTATCCTCGACGCAATCCGGACCGGAGATGCGCACGCGGTTGAACAGGCGCTGATCGTTCATCTGGAGAATGCGCGCGACGCCGTTCTCGAGCGTATGCGTGAACTTCCTGATCTCGGCGAGCAGGAGCTGGGTCGCCAATGA
- a CDS encoding hydroxyacid dehydrogenase yields MKCLVIQPIHETGIALLRNSGIEPVLCPARDMATVARHIRDCDAVITRDAGLNAEAFAAGDRLRVVVVHGTGHDPVDKTAAALAGVVIANTPGTNSRSVAELALGLSISVARRIAAADRVVRSGRTGFRESASFTELSGKTAFIVGWGAIGGQFGDMLHTALGMRVLVYSPRAPHTGSHTRVATLAEGLAQADLVSLHTPLRDETRNLMDASAFATLKRGAILINVARAGLVDEGALLASIKDGRLAGAGLDVYSHEAPSGPLAAFDNVVFTPHLGGTTEDALRRTAEAAAAHVVTALSGRMPETTLNPEAWRGASV; encoded by the coding sequence ATGAAGTGCCTTGTGATTCAACCGATCCACGAGACAGGCATTGCGCTGCTCAGGAACAGCGGAATAGAGCCGGTGCTGTGTCCTGCCCGCGACATGGCGACTGTTGCCCGCCACATACGGGATTGCGACGCGGTGATCACACGTGACGCGGGGTTGAACGCGGAAGCCTTCGCGGCCGGCGACCGGTTGCGCGTCGTCGTGGTTCACGGAACCGGCCACGACCCGGTGGACAAGACAGCCGCAGCACTGGCGGGCGTTGTCATTGCCAATACGCCAGGAACCAACTCGCGTTCGGTTGCCGAGCTGGCGTTGGGCCTCTCCATTTCGGTCGCTCGCCGGATCGCCGCCGCGGACCGGGTAGTGCGATCCGGTCGAACGGGATTTCGCGAATCCGCCAGCTTCACGGAGCTATCCGGCAAGACCGCTTTCATTGTCGGATGGGGCGCGATCGGCGGACAGTTCGGCGACATGCTCCACACGGCGCTGGGGATGCGCGTGCTGGTCTACTCGCCGCGCGCGCCGCATACCGGGAGCCATACGCGTGTCGCCACATTGGCAGAGGGATTGGCGCAGGCCGATCTGGTGTCGCTCCACACGCCGTTGCGAGACGAGACACGCAATCTCATGGATGCCTCGGCCTTTGCGACGCTCAAACGCGGCGCGATCCTGATCAATGTTGCGCGGGCAGGTCTCGTCGATGAGGGCGCGCTGCTCGCATCCATCAAAGACGGTCGCCTGGCCGGTGCCGGGCTCGATGTCTACTCGCATGAAGCGCCGTCCGGGCCGCTCGCTGCCTTCGACAACGTCGTTTTCACGCCTCACCTTGGAGGAACCACCGAAGATGCGTTGCGCCGCACGGCCGAGGCTGCGGCCGCGCATGTCGTGACTGCCCTGTCGGGGCGCATGCCTGAAACGACCTTGAATCCCGAAGCCTGGAGGGGGGCTTCCGTATGA